Proteins encoded by one window of Arachis hypogaea cultivar Tifrunner chromosome 1, arahy.Tifrunner.gnm2.J5K5, whole genome shotgun sequence:
- the LOC112698010 gene encoding AP2-like ethylene-responsive transcription factor AIL5 isoform X1, with the protein MDSSSSSSLPFSLSNHSSSSPLSLFHPSFTDAADARSTNLSIFTGVPKFEDFLGASAATAPTATTPSAPPPPPQQQLAQFSTENNNGVIYDSELKTTITACFPGGFGGGASNGAELSQKPSPKKTVDTFGQRTSIYRGVTRHRWTGRYEAHLWDNSCRREGQSRKGRQVYLGGYDKEEKAARAYDLAALKYWGPTTTTNFPVSNYERELEEMKNMTRQEFVASLRRKSSGFSRGASIYRGVTRHHQHGRWQARIGRVAGNKDLYLGTFSTQEEAAEAYDIAAIKFRGLNAVTNFDMSRYDVKSIANSTLPIGGLSNKNKNSADDPVVTQPPPPPPSSSTLSFAIPIKQDPSADYWSIIGYSNNTQLESARGTNVIATAATSFLPPNNNGNGMMEFSAAPSADGFLNGGGIFVSHNHHQEESGGCSSPSSGGSSIPLATPIFSLNSNNNYENWIGPTLHTFQAHAKPSLFQTPIFGME; encoded by the exons AtggactcttcctcttcttcatcccttcctttctctctctccaaccactcttcttcctctcctctctcCCTCTTCCACCCCTCCTTCACCGACGCCGCCGATGCCCGATCAACTAACCTCTCCATATTCACCGGGGTCCCCAAGTTCGAGGATTTCCTCGGTGCCTCCGCCGCAACTGCACCCACCGCCACAACACCATCTGCACCACCGCCCCCGCCGCAGCAGCAGCTTGCTCAGTTCTCCACCGAAAACAACAACGGCGTGATATATGACTCTGAACTGAAGACAACGATAACCGCCTGCTTCCCTGGCGGTTTCGGCGGCGGAGCTTCAAATGGCGCTGAACTGAGTCAGAAGCCATCTCCAAAGAAAACTGTGGACACCTTCGGCCAACGCACCTCCATCTACCGCGGAGTCACAAG ACATAGATGGACAGGGAGATATGAAGCTCATCTATGGGATAACAGCTGCAGAAGGGAAGGACAAAGTAGGAAAGGAAGACAag TTTATTTGG GTGGCTATGACAAGGAAGAGAAAGCGGCCAGAGCTTATGATCTCGCTGCTCTCAAGTACTGGGGTCCAACCACTACCACCAACTTTCCG GTTTCCAACTATGAGAGGGAGCTAGAGGAAATGAAGAACATGACAAGACAAGAGTTTGTTGCTTCTCTAAGAag GAAGAGCAGTGGATTCTCTAGGGGGGCGTCTATATACAGAGGAGTGACTAG GCACCACCAGCATGGGCGATGGCAGGCAAGAATAGGCAGAGTAGCCGGAAACAAAGACCTGTACCTTGGCACTTTCA GTACCCAAGAAGAAGCTGCAGAGGCTTATGACATTGCAGCAATAAAATTCAGAGGACTCAACGCAGTGACCAACTTCGACATGAGTCGCTACGACGTCAAGAGCATTGCTAACAGCACCCTTCCCATCGGCGGACTatcaaacaagaacaagaactcCGCCGATGACCCCGTCGTcactcaaccaccaccaccaccaccttcaaGCTCCACCCTCAGCTTCGCCATTCCCATCAAACAAGACCCTTCCGCAGATTACTGGTCCATCATTGGCTACTCCAATAACACACAGCTGGAAAGTGCCAGGGGTACAAATGTAATTGCAACAGCAGCAACCTCTTTTCTACCTCCCAACAACAATGGCAATGGCATGATGGAGTTCTCCGCTGCCCCTTCAGCGGACGGATTCTTGAACGGAGGAGGGATCTTTGTTAGCCACAATCATCATCAAGAAGAGAGTGGTGGTTGTTCCTCACCATCTTCGGGTGGTTCTTCAATCCCATTGGCAACGCCAATATTTTCCTTAAATAGCAACAATAATTATGAGAACTGGATTGGTCCAACACTGCACACATTCCAAGCTCATGCAAAACCCAGTCTCTTTCAAACGCCAATATTTGGAATGGAATGA
- the LOC112698010 gene encoding AP2-like ethylene-responsive transcription factor AIL5 isoform X2 — protein MDSSSSSSLPFSLSNHSSSSPLSLFHPSFTDAADARSTNLSIFTGVPKFEDFLGASAATAPTATTPSAPPPPPQQQLAQFSTENNNGVIYDSELKTTITACFPGGFGGGASNGAELSQKPSPKKTVDTFGQRTSIYRGVTRHRWTGRYEAHLWDNSCRREGQSRKGRQGGYDKEEKAARAYDLAALKYWGPTTTTNFPVSNYERELEEMKNMTRQEFVASLRRKSSGFSRGASIYRGVTRHHQHGRWQARIGRVAGNKDLYLGTFSTQEEAAEAYDIAAIKFRGLNAVTNFDMSRYDVKSIANSTLPIGGLSNKNKNSADDPVVTQPPPPPPSSSTLSFAIPIKQDPSADYWSIIGYSNNTQLESARGTNVIATAATSFLPPNNNGNGMMEFSAAPSADGFLNGGGIFVSHNHHQEESGGCSSPSSGGSSIPLATPIFSLNSNNNYENWIGPTLHTFQAHAKPSLFQTPIFGME, from the exons AtggactcttcctcttcttcatcccttcctttctctctctccaaccactcttcttcctctcctctctcCCTCTTCCACCCCTCCTTCACCGACGCCGCCGATGCCCGATCAACTAACCTCTCCATATTCACCGGGGTCCCCAAGTTCGAGGATTTCCTCGGTGCCTCCGCCGCAACTGCACCCACCGCCACAACACCATCTGCACCACCGCCCCCGCCGCAGCAGCAGCTTGCTCAGTTCTCCACCGAAAACAACAACGGCGTGATATATGACTCTGAACTGAAGACAACGATAACCGCCTGCTTCCCTGGCGGTTTCGGCGGCGGAGCTTCAAATGGCGCTGAACTGAGTCAGAAGCCATCTCCAAAGAAAACTGTGGACACCTTCGGCCAACGCACCTCCATCTACCGCGGAGTCACAAG ACATAGATGGACAGGGAGATATGAAGCTCATCTATGGGATAACAGCTGCAGAAGGGAAGGACAAAGTAGGAAAGGAAGACAag GTGGCTATGACAAGGAAGAGAAAGCGGCCAGAGCTTATGATCTCGCTGCTCTCAAGTACTGGGGTCCAACCACTACCACCAACTTTCCG GTTTCCAACTATGAGAGGGAGCTAGAGGAAATGAAGAACATGACAAGACAAGAGTTTGTTGCTTCTCTAAGAag GAAGAGCAGTGGATTCTCTAGGGGGGCGTCTATATACAGAGGAGTGACTAG GCACCACCAGCATGGGCGATGGCAGGCAAGAATAGGCAGAGTAGCCGGAAACAAAGACCTGTACCTTGGCACTTTCA GTACCCAAGAAGAAGCTGCAGAGGCTTATGACATTGCAGCAATAAAATTCAGAGGACTCAACGCAGTGACCAACTTCGACATGAGTCGCTACGACGTCAAGAGCATTGCTAACAGCACCCTTCCCATCGGCGGACTatcaaacaagaacaagaactcCGCCGATGACCCCGTCGTcactcaaccaccaccaccaccaccttcaaGCTCCACCCTCAGCTTCGCCATTCCCATCAAACAAGACCCTTCCGCAGATTACTGGTCCATCATTGGCTACTCCAATAACACACAGCTGGAAAGTGCCAGGGGTACAAATGTAATTGCAACAGCAGCAACCTCTTTTCTACCTCCCAACAACAATGGCAATGGCATGATGGAGTTCTCCGCTGCCCCTTCAGCGGACGGATTCTTGAACGGAGGAGGGATCTTTGTTAGCCACAATCATCATCAAGAAGAGAGTGGTGGTTGTTCCTCACCATCTTCGGGTGGTTCTTCAATCCCATTGGCAACGCCAATATTTTCCTTAAATAGCAACAATAATTATGAGAACTGGATTGGTCCAACACTGCACACATTCCAAGCTCATGCAAAACCCAGTCTCTTTCAAACGCCAATATTTGGAATGGAATGA